The Paraflavitalea devenefica DNA segment GATCCGGCATCGCTTATAGAAGCTGTCAAAAATGTATCAGCGATCGTTCATCTGGCGGCCGTGTTCCGCTCACCGGACACGGACCTGATCTGGAAGAGCAACCTGGAGGGTACGCGTAACCTTATTGATGCGGCAAAAAACAGCGCGTCTGGTGCCCGCTTCCTATTTGCAAGTACCAGCCATGTCTACAACACGAACAATCCGCACCCTGGCCGGGAAAATGATGCGGTTAACCCGCAACATGCTTATCCCGCCAGCAAAGTTGCATCGGAGAATGAGTTACGCGAAAGCAAACTGAACTGGGCCATTTTGCGTTTCCCCTTTGTTTATGGTGATGGTGATGGCCATCTGGAAGAGTTACCAAAACATGTAATTGCAGCGAAATATCATCCAGCCATGAGGATAAGCACCATCCATCATCGCGACATTTACACAGCCGTTATGATGGCTTTGGATGGGATCATGGACGGCCGCATTGTCAATATTTCGGATGAAGCACCTACATCAATTTATGAACTGTTGAGCATTGTGGGA contains these protein-coding regions:
- a CDS encoding NAD-dependent epimerase/dehydratase family protein, with protein sequence MNKNQETILVTGGNGLVGARLLPRLVAAGINCRALVRGGKGVPAGVTPVEGDLLDPASLIEAVKNVSAIVHLAAVFRSPDTDLIWKSNLEGTRNLIDAAKNSASGARFLFASTSHVYNTNNPHPGRENDAVNPQHAYPASKVASENELRESKLNWAILRFPFVYGDGDGHLEELPKHVIAAKYHPAMRISTIHHRDIYTAVMMALDGIMDGRIVNISDEAPTSIYELLSIVGETMVSSSEPLVNPWYLHADSSLARSLGFQPSVRTVYQAVQEKLL